In a genomic window of Rhinoderma darwinii isolate aRhiDar2 chromosome 10, aRhiDar2.hap1, whole genome shotgun sequence:
- the LOC142662441 gene encoding exosome complex component 10-like, translated as MARKEDESTGYVLPNHMLMKISEELPKEPQGIVACCNPVPPLVRQQINELCLLLRQAREMPLRKTETSSAKKKGPMPNPEKMENLLFGPHDLSKTPMGHLLLAGAAVEISTGSLFTDEDPAPPAPHSPVAVRAVATITFFSDPEDGGDEMNGLSLSQQKAQRILESFDNPFRMYLPSDIRGAHASQAAKLDPNTKMFEISNRWKLVSIAQQEREAKAKEEARKQRQADKDAREKKKMEFKLSAANLKSVREQLTQEEATVKRERAASESGTETPKAVKKRIKHSGEPTEPPLQTPFTPFDYSKSNFKVFAGSSNVKSQADFDPNKQTQGKKNPSGKKAHQAMGNKGMSFTAGKSDRGFRHSWPKR; from the exons ATGGCGCGAAAGGAGGATGAGAGCACGGG ATATGTCTTACCCAACCACATGTTGATGAAGATCTCAGAGGAACTTCCTAA ggaACCCCAGGGGATCGTTGCCTGTTGTAACCCGGTTCCTCCTCTCGTAAGACAACAGATCAATGAATTGTGTCTCCTCCTCCGTCAGGCTCGGGAGATGCCGTTACGGAAG ACCGAAACCAGCTCTGCAAAAAAGAAGGGCCCCATGCCGAACCCTGAG AAAATGGAGAATCTCCTGTTTGGTCCTCATGATTTATCCAAAACTCCCATGGGGCATCTTCTCCTGGCCGGGGCAG CTGTAGAAATCTCGACAGGCAGCCTGTTCACCGATGAGGATCCTGCTCCTCCAGCACCGCACAGTCCTGTCGCCGTGCGCGCCGTGGCCACCATCACGTTCTTCAGT GATCCTGAAGATGGCGGTGATGAGATGAACGGACTCTCTCTGTCTCAGCAGAAGGCTCAACGTATATTGGAGTCCTTTGATAACCCATTCCGCATG TACCTTCCATCCGATATCCGGGGAGCTCACGCCTCCCAAGCAGCAAAGTTAGACCCCAATACAAAGATGTTTGAG ATCAGTAACCGCTGGAAGCTGGTCAGCATAGCGCAGCAAGAGCGAGAGGCGAAGGCCAAGGAGGAGGCCAGGAAGCAGAGGCAGGCTGACAAAG ATGCTCGAGAAAAGAAAAAGATGGAATTCAAACTTAGCGCTGCAAATCTAAAATCCGTGCGTGAACAACTGACG CAAGAAGAAGCGACCGTGAAACGTGAACGCGCGGCTAGTGAATCAGGGACGGAGACCCCCAAAGCCGTCAAGAAGCGCATCAAACACTCGGGAGAGCCCACGGAGCCGCCGCTCCAGACTCCGTTCACGCCATTTGACTACAGCAAGTCAAACTTTAAAGTATTTGCAG GCAGCAGCAATGTGAAGAGTCAGGCTGACTTCGACCCCAATAAACAGACCCAAGGGAAG aaaaatcCTTCCGGCAAGAAAGCGCACCAGGCGATGGGAAACAAGGGCATGTCCTTCACTGCCGGGAAATCAGACAG gggcttCAGACACAGTTGGCCTAAGAGATAA